The Risungbinella massiliensis sequence TCAATTGGAAGTAAAAAAGCAGACTTTCTCCTTTTACAACAAGCATTGGATGAGCTAGATCAGGAGATTTCGACTTGGGCAGCAGAAGAAATACCACGATTCCCAGATAGCAGAATTTCTTCTCACTCCATTTCATATGAATCAATACGAAAAAAAGAAGTTGTTTGGCTTCCTATAACAGACGTAGTAGGCAAATTTGCAGCCAAATCGATCATTCCGTATCCCCCAGGAGTTCCGACAATATTGCCTGGGGAAGTATATACAGAATCCAAATTAGCTTGGCTTCAAAAATTAGTACAGGCAGGAGCCAAAATTCGTGGTATTCGACTTTCTTCCTCCCTTTTCGTTTCCGTGTTACAATGAAATGAACATTTGGAGGGAGAATGAAGTGAACGGCTTATTTATTACGTTAGAAGGTCCTGAAGGGGCTGGAAAAACGACTCAAATCCGATATTTAGAACATTATTTACAAGACAAAAATATTTCTTATATATCACTCAGAGACCCTGGGGGAACGAGAATTGGACAACAAGTCAGAGAGTTATTGCTCCATCCTGATTTAACGGAGATGGGGACGATAACAGAACTTCTGTTGTATTCCGCATCTCGTGCGCAACTGGTAACAGAAAAAATCAGACCTGCTCTAGAAAGCGGGAAAGTAGTGATCTGTGATCGGTATATTGATTCAACGATGGTATATCAAGGCTTTGCAGGCTCCATTCCTGCTAACATTGTTGAGAGTATCAATCAAGTTGCGATTCAATATATTCTTCCAATCCGTACCTATGTACTAGACTTACCATGGGAAATCGGAGAACAACGTATTCAAGAGAGAGGTTCAGCAAAAGATCGAATAGAACAAAAAAGCAGAGAGTACCATCAACGAGTACGTGAGGGATATCAGCAGCTTGCAGAAAGCCAACAAGATCGAATTCGTCTATTGGATGGAACGTTACCTAAAGCAGATCTGTTTTCGGTGATTCGTTCAGATCTAGAGCATTTGATAAGAAAGCACCCATTTAATGGAGAAATGGACGGTTGAAAAAGAAAAGATGATTTTTCTGTTTGGTGGAAAAATCTTACACTGTGGGTCTTGATTCAGAACACTTTCCTTGATTTGAACCAAGACGCTTTTTAAGATCAAATTTTTTTCCGTTCTCTCTATTTTGTGTTAGGGAGTTTTATTAGAAGGGGAACCGTTTCGAATAGGGAACTAGTAATGAATGGAA is a genomic window containing:
- the tmk gene encoding dTMP kinase, with product MNGLFITLEGPEGAGKTTQIRYLEHYLQDKNISYISLRDPGGTRIGQQVRELLLHPDLTEMGTITELLLYSASRAQLVTEKIRPALESGKVVICDRYIDSTMVYQGFAGSIPANIVESINQVAIQYILPIRTYVLDLPWEIGEQRIQERGSAKDRIEQKSREYHQRVREGYQQLAESQQDRIRLLDGTLPKADLFSVIRSDLEHLIRKHPFNGEMDG